The Mytilus galloprovincialis chromosome 2, xbMytGall1.hap1.1, whole genome shotgun sequence genome has a window encoding:
- the LOC143062973 gene encoding uncharacterized protein LOC143062973, producing the protein MSTKVTTTGVTLKTAPSVSGTQTHSGAKRVHPMNEPTAVRIFVTPTDNKEFNRLGIQLLQVIRNGNVKQALELIGQNADVSFCDQAGWSAMHHAACYGFVELIIQLREKGASVDASDCSNETPLHKASRKGHAEVVIVLITFGAEVNAVNSNGETALELAVKAGQTTVVETLCMIGVEVLLQDWSWSMIDENELSKKQKKIIEILLKQHSRSSGYAQKSIQFEIVSIKANENKCLEKIGVEVIGNDDAKDLEVIDSGEIDNDGYFLYCGKMKTEYSDVTSSLTLKDNTEIVSDIYECRLWCNKRKTLRLSIRLKTVLASNENLIIMSLNGKIGRIDSIDKFTEHKNQSKHYSVARVTISVNTTSVSFYFGKQIEPEKFHIGYEAVTLKPKGEPEAEISIPKGSFESEGQMSLQIVDTKEVNEEEEAEESGDMLTTNIVDISMTDGQQPKQEIGIKIPIHHKLSEDDAVVILATSSDAPCSVDDWEVMEAEMDESGKSATFRIRHFSIYAGSSKEKVKIDLPGVVDALERSLNRQRKIEFIFLTKWVNAETLLLVIEGTAARKSDSRIKYWARQGYNEKSLKRSKESRVKNGQRFMFTFSGNLAEVSREESFALIYQNNRDNFRMFNICLDDPNEPFTGEIQISFENEVMLTIPLKKSGLFSCCSAQRVKKVTNIEHTSLQNISYEVIKPKEPDPPKPEPKKMSDQALNKLGVVKYKVTSTRQRTQI; encoded by the exons atgaGCACTAAAG TTACCACTACAGGCGTGACTCTGAAAACAGCACCATCTGTTAGTGGAACCCAAACCCATTCTGGAGCAAAGCGAGTGCACCCTATGAATGAACCAACTGCTGTCAGAATATTTGTAACCCCCACAGACAATAAAGAGTTT AATCGCCTGGGAATACAGTTGTTGCAAGTGATACGTAATGGGAATGTAAAACAAGCATTAGAACTGATTGGTCAAAATGCAGATGTATCTTTTTGCGACCAG GCTGGATGGAGCGCAATGCATCATGCAGCTTGTTACGGCTTTGTAGAACTAATAATACAGCTGAGAGAGAAAGGAGCTTCAGTTGACGCCTCAGATTGT TCGAATGAAACCCCATTACACAAGGCGTCGAGGAAGGGCCATGCTGAAGTAGTTATAGTACTCATAACTTTTGGCGCAGAAGTTAATGCTGTTAACAGT AATGGAGAAACTGCATTAGAGCTTGCAGTGAAAGCTGGCCAAACTACAGTTGTAGAAACTTTGTGCATGATTGGAGTTGAAGTTTTGTTGCAAGACTGG tCATGGTCAATGATTGATGAAAACGAACTGAGTAAGAAACAGaagaaaattatagaaatattacTCAAGCAGCATTCTCGCAGTTCTGGATATGCACAAAA ATCCattcagtttgaaatagtttCCATAAAAGCCAATGAAAACAAATGTCTGGAAAAGATAGGAGTGGAGGTAATTGGCAATGATGATGCTAAAGACTTAGAAGTTATTGACAGTGGAGAAATAGATAATGACGGTTATTTTCTTTATTGTGGTAAGATGAAGACAGAATACTCTGATGTCACAAGCAGCCTTACACTTAAAGACAACACTGAAATTGTCAGTGATATTTATGAATGCAGACTTTGGTGTAACAAGAGGAAGACCCTGAGACTTAGTATACGTCTGAAAACTGTTCTCGCAAGCAACGAGAATCTCATTATAATGTCATTAAATGGAAAGATCGGACGCATAGATAGTATTGACAAGTTTACGGAACACAAGAACCAATCCAAACAT tattcTGTGGCTCGTGTTACTATTAGTGTTAACACAACGTCAGTATCATTCTACTTTGGAAAACAAATAGAGCCAGAAAAGTTCCACATCGGTTATGAAGCTGTAACACTGAAGCCAAAAGGAGAACCTGAAGCTGAAATAAGTATTCCAAAAGGTTCATTTGAATCAGAAGGACAAATGTCTTTACAG ATTGTTGATACCAAAGAAGTGAATGAAGAAGAAGAAGCAGAAGAATCTGGAGATATGTTAACAACAAACATAGTTGACATATCTATGACTGATGGTCAACAACCAAAGCAGGAAATTGGTATAAAAATCCCTATCCATCACAAGTTGTCCGAGGATGATGCTGTAGTTATACTGGCAACATCTAGTGATGCGCCTTGTTCAGTTGACGATTGGGAAGTTATGGAGGCAGAAATGGATGAATCTGGCAAATCTGCAACTTTTAGAATACGTCATTTTTCTAT CTATGCTGGTTCATCAAAAGAAAAAGTGAAGATAGACTTACCCGGTGTTGTTGATGCTTTAGAGAGATCTTTAAACCGACAAAGAAAGATCGAATTCATATTCCTAACAAAATGGGTAAATGCTGAAACTCTACTCTTGGTGATCGAAGGGACCGCTGCCCGGAAATCTGATAGCAGAATAAAATATTGGGCGAGACAAGGCTATAATGAAAAATCATTGAAGAGAAGCAAAGAAAGTCGTGTCAAAAATGGACAAAGATTCATG TTTACCTTTTCTGGAAATCTTGCAGAAGTATCAAGAGAAGAGAGTTTTGCATTGATTTACCAAAACAACAGAGATAATTTCCGGATGTTTAATATCTGTTTAGATGACCCCAACGAACCATTTACTGGAGAAATTCAAATATCTTTTGAAAATGAAGTTATGCTTACAATACCATTAAAGAAGAGTGGTTTATTTTCCTGTTGCAGTGCTCAAAGAGTAAAGAAAGTTACAAATATTGAGCATACAAGCTTGCAGAATATTTCTTATGAGGTCATAAAACCAAAAG AACCGGATCCTCCCAAACCAG AGCCAAAGAAAATGTCAGACCAAGCACTGAATAAATTGGGGGTAGTCAAATATAAAGTGACAAGTACGAGACAACGAACTCAAATTTAA
- the LOC143062974 gene encoding uncharacterized protein LOC143062974 has translation MSTKVIDTDVTLKTAPSVSRTKSHYGANRVRPKNELTGFKIVVTPTDTKEFNRMGIQLLQVIRNGNVKQALKLLCQNADVSFCDQAGWSAMHHAACNGFVELIIQLREKEASVDALDCSNETPLHKASRKGHAEAVIVLITFGAEISAVNSNGETALEIAVKAGQTTVVETLCMLGVEVLLQDWSWSMIDENELSKKQKKIIEILLKQHSRSSGYAQKSILFEVFYLKARENKYLENLGVNFIGNDEADDKKNIDNNGTDDDGFFLFCGKMKSEYSDVTDSHKDNTEIVSDIYECRLWCNKRKTLRLNVRLETVLASSENLILMSSNEKIGRIDCIDKFTEHKNQSKHYSVVHVTISVKKTSVVFYFGKKIEPEKFSIGSEAVTLKPKGEPEAEISIPKGSFESEGQMFLQIVDTKEVNEEEKEDESGDMLTTNIVDISMTDGQQPKQEIGIKIPIHHKLSEDNAVVILATSCDAPCSVDDWEVMEAEMDKSGKSATFRIRHFSIYAGSSKEKVKTDLPGVVDALERSINRQRKIEFILLTKWVNADTLLLVIEGTAARKSDNRIKYWARQGYNEKSLKRSKESRVKNGQRFMFTLFGNLVEVSREESFALTYQNNRDNFLMFNICLDDPNKPFTGEVQISFEKEVELTIPLKKSGLFSCGSAQRVKKVTNIEHESLQTISYEVIKTKATFCLPYAMATSLTAVVKMSQVTLGSLFLDEEKLTEEDF, from the exons ATGAGCACTAAAG TTATCGATACAGACGTGACTCTGAAAACTGCACCATCTGTTAGTAGAACCAAATCCCACTATGGAGCAAATCGAGTGCGGCCTAAGAATGAACTAACTGGCTTTAAAATAGTTGTTACTCCAACAGACACTAAAGAGTTT AATCGCATGGGAATACAGTTGTTGCAAGTAATACGTAATGGAAATGTAAAACAAGCATTAAAACTACTTTGTCAAAATGCAGATGTATCTTTTTGTGACCAG GCTGGATGGAGTGCAATGCATCATGCAGCTTGTAACGGCTTTGTGGAACTAATAATACAACTGAGAGAGAAAGAAGCTTCAGTTGACGCCTTAGATTGT TCGAATGAAACACCATTACACAAAGCGTCGAGGAAGGGCCATGCTGAAGCAGTTATAGTACTCATAACTTTTGGCGCAGAAATTAGTGCTGTAAACAGT AATGGAGAAACTGCATTAGAGATTGCAGTGAAAGCTGGCCAAACTACAGTTGTAGAGACTTTGTGCATGCTTGGAGTTGAAGTTTTGTTGCAAGACTGG TCATGGTCAATGATTGATGAAAACGAATTGAGTAAGAAACAGaagaaaattatagaaatattacTGAAGCAGCATTCTCGCAGTTCTGGATATGCACAAAA ATCCATTCTGTTTGAAGTATTTTATCTCAAAGccagagaaaacaaatatttggaaAATCTAGGTGTGAATTTTATTGGCAATGATGAAGCTGAtgacaaaaaaaacattgataataatGGCACGGATGACGACGGCTTTTTTCTGTTTTGCGGTAAGATGAAGTCAGAATACTCTGATGTCACGGATAGCCACAAAGACAACACTGAAATTGTCAGTGATATTTATGAATGCAGACTTTGGTGTAACAAGAGGAAGACCCTGAGACTTAATGTACGTCTGGAAACTGTTCTCGCAAGCAGTGAGAATCTCATTTTAATGTCGTCGAATGAAAAGATTGGACGAATAGATTGTATTGACAAGTTTACGGAACACAAGAACCAATCCAAACAT TATTCTGTGGTTCATGTTACTATTAGCGTTAAGAAAACGTCAGTAGTATTCtactttggaaaaaaaatagaGCCAGAAAAGTTTAGCATCGGTTCTGAAGCTGTGACACTGAAGCCAAAAGGAGAACCTGAAGCTGAAATAAGTATTCCAAAAGGCTCATTTGAATCAGAAGGACAAATGTTTTTACAG ATTGTTGATACCAAAGAAGTGAATGAAGAAGAAAAGGAAGATGAATCTGGAGATATGTTGACAACAAACATAGTCGACATATCGATGACTGATGGTCAACAACCAAAGCAAGAAATTGGTATTAAAATCCCAATCCATCACAAGTTGTCTGAAGATAATGCTGTTGTTATACTGGCAACATCTTGTGATGCGCCATGTTCAGTTGACGATTGGGAAGTTATGGAGGCAGAAATGGACAAATCTGGCAAATCTGCAACTTTTAGAATACGTCATTTTTCTAT CTATGCTGGATCATCAAAAGAAAAAGTGAAAACAGACTTACCTGGGGTTGTCGATGCTTTAGAGAGATCTATAAACCGACAAAGAAAGATTGAATTCATCTTGTTAACAAAATGGGTAAATGCTGACACTCTCCTATTGGTAATCGAAGGAACCGCTGCCCGGAAATCCGACAATAGAATAAAATATTGGGCGAGACAAGGCTATAATGAAAAATCATTGAAGAGAAGCAAAGAAAGTCGTGTCAAAAATGGGCAAAGATTCATG tTTACCTTATTTGGAAACCTCGTGGAAGTATCAAGAGAGGAGAGTTTTGCTTTAACTTACCAAAACAACAGAGATAATTTCCTGATGTTTAATATATGTTTAGATGACCCCAACAAACCATTTACAGGTGAAGTCCAAATATCTTTTGAAAAGGAAGTTGAACTTACAATACCATTAAAGAAGAGTGGTTTATTTTCCTGTGGCAGTGCTCAAAGAGTAAAGAAAGTTACAAATATCGAGCATGAAAGTTTGCAGACCATTTCTTATGAGGTCATAAAAACAAAAG